TCCCCTtactttcagccaatcagattggCTGTTCCTTTTGGCCAATCAGAGTGCTTCTCTTACTTCGTGTATCTTGTGCCTTCTAGGTTAAGCGTAGCTTATGTATATTTGCCTCTGTCTATTTACAAACTAATTTAATTCAGGTGTTTTGTGTATCGGGGTTGTTTTGTaccattattttacatttacgtCTACGCCGTTTGTTTTCCCATAGAAAGGGGCGGGGACGTGTCGCAAGTTCCCGGATGTGCCGACCTGATCTGTTCCTCTTCAGTAGCAACTCCATGGGCTAGCTTAAGAATCTGAGCTAAGTTTTGGACCTCGGGGATTTACTGCAGCTggcagaccctcctctgtcagtaccccttctctctctccagctcagCTCAGTCACTAAGTTCATGACGGTAGCTGACGCTGACACTTTAGCGCTCATCATGCCTGTCCGAGCACAGTGCTGCACTACCACCGGGCCGGCCTGCCCATCCTCGGCCTCTCTTGTTCCCCCTGCCCCGATCAACACCCACCAGCCGGGGATGGCCACCTCCCTGCTGTACAGCGGCTCGCAGTTTCGGGGTTACCAGAAGAGCAAAGGCAACTCCTACGACGTCGAGGTTGCTTTGCAGGTAATTTATTgttgacataaaataaaaaatgtctggTTTTAACATtagtttgtttattgttttatgcAAAGTCAGCATTTGTGTAGCTTTAGCCGCTAAGTTAGCTGACGTTAGCTTCCTTTTTACTGGTTGTCATCCAAAACTAAAACGCTGACATAATTTTGAGCCAGCCCAGGTGactgtgtttctactgtttctactACTGCATTCTGAATTTGGACCAATTTTCAGCAATtaagtcatttattttacagaacTCCTAGTACCCAAACACGTTAGCAATTTGGGCAACTAGCGTTTTCTACATGAGTGAGTTAAAATCTGCTGGTTTTGACTTTGAGAGCAATGTCAGCAAAGATATTACCAGAAACTGCAATGCCTGCCTGCATGCCCACTTTCCAAGGATTATCTCTTTTCACACCAGCCCTCCTGCAATTTTTTAcaggaagaaaaccattttgCACCTTTTGATTTCAGCCTATCCTAGATGCATAGTAATGTGTTCCCTAAATCTGTTTGTCCCGGGCAGCATGTGAGTGTGGAGGACTCCTATCTGTGTGGATACCTGAAGATCAAAGGCCTGACCGAGGTAAGCTTTGAAATGAGGTCAGGTGTAGTAAGACCGACCTTCATTCTGGTTTCCACGTTCAAGCGAGTCAAAACTGGCTCCCACTCGCTTGATGCAGGCTAAATAGTGACACTGATAAGACAAATGTGAGGCCATTGAGTTTAACCTCCTCTCTCAGGTCTAGTCCTTAGCTTAAGTGTGTCAACTGTATACCCGTTACGTTACGCAACAGATGGAAGGAAAAAGGTCAGCAGGATCCTGAAGTGAATTTTGGCTATGGCAGAGTGGAGTGAAAGATGAGTACCCAGGTTACGTTTGTGTCACTATAGAAGTAACAAGTCCTATTTAAACCGACAAATTGGTTATGAGAAAATCAAGCCAAGAGAACAAACGGATATGTGCTcacatttctgttgtttaaGCCTGCATCTGAGTGGATCTACTTATTGCAAAAAACCTCCTTTATGTACAGCAGGTCAACACAACAATGGCTGCATGCATTACGCTTCTGCTGATGCCCGGCTCGTAGCCTGCTGCCACATAAGAAATCCTGGAAACCTAAATCGTCCTCGTGTTGCAAAGTGATGGATTGACTGTACCCTTTAAGCATTTTTAAAGCTAATAGGATTTGCAGGCATGCACTTTGGACCCACCATTCACATTTCCTTTCCTCGCTTTTCTCTGCGTGACAGGAGTATCCCACTCTCACAACGTTCTTTGCCGGTGAGATTATCAGTCGAAAAAGGCCTTTTTCAACTAGGAAGTGGGACGCAGATGAGGATGTGGACAGAAAGCACTGGGTATGTTCTGTtcaactttatttatgtttcatatctttatgttttaatattttttttctctgccgTAGGGAAGGGGGCGGGGGGTTGATTATTAAAGTATGGTCTAGCATCGTTTTCATCGACAGGGCGTCTGTCAATTTAAGATACAGTTTGTGAGTAGCTTTCCATATGATGAGAAAGGCACAGTTAATGTTTAGCTCTCTTTGAGACATGTGGGAGGTTTAAGTTCATCCAAACTGCAGAAAGTCCCTTTTTAACATGCAGCTCTTCATCTAACCAGTGCTACCAGAAAAGCACTGAGAAAAGCTCACGGACAGCGGTTTTCTTGATAAGCATATAATGATTAATGATAATTTACATGACAGATTTTCAATGAAGGACATTTGTTGTCTTGCCA
This genomic window from Pempheris klunzingeri isolate RE-2024b chromosome 17, fPemKlu1.hap1, whole genome shotgun sequence contains:
- the gid4 gene encoding glucose-induced degradation protein 4 homolog, which translates into the protein MTVADADTLALIMPVRAQCCTTTGPACPSSASLVPPAPINTHQPGMATSLLYSGSQFRGYQKSKGNSYDVEVALQHVSVEDSYLCGYLKIKGLTEEYPTLTTFFAGEIISRKRPFSTRKWDADEDVDRKHWGKFKAFYKYAKSFNSDEFDYEALDNSDYVFMRWKEQFLVPDHTIKDISGASFAGFYYICFQKSTASIEGYYYHRSSEWYQSLNLNHVREHGMPIYEFR